tctgcgtgggtttcctcccacagtccaaagacatgtaggtcaggtgaatcagccgtactacattgtccctaggtgtgaatgtgtgtgtcttccctgtaatggactggcggcctttccagggtgtctccccacctgccgcccagtgactgctgggataggctccagcatccctgcaaccctgattgggataagtggcttggataatggatggatggatggatggatgttaaagaGGAATTTGGGGAAACCTTTATGTGGTAGATGCAGCAATGGCAATATTACAatcattcagttttttttttgtatatttaCACTAAAGGACCCTCCTGAAATGCAGAATTGCACTTGCTGGTGTAAAAATTAAAGCTGGCAAGCAAGCATGTTTGATATCATTTGGATAATTTTTCAGACAGTTGTCCATTAGAgtacccacactgtgatttcattGTTCATATTTGGCCATGCTTcgaatatactgtagcgaattcacggGGGGCGAACCCGGGtcgggcaactgcactaaccagtcagctaaagggtccgacccgttagccaactggctagcaagtctactcgtTCATGGTCGTTGCAATACCAGTTGTGTAAATTGTTTAGAATTTACTAGCTGTTTCATGAGTGGACACAACCTGTTATTCAGaaaggtgtttttgtttttttaacaaatgCATCCAATGCTCTGGAAACTTTGCACCAAGGGattgggattaaaaaaaaagaaagaaagaagtattTTCATCTATCCAAGAAGCTGTTAACCTTACACACATGGTCCGTTGTTGAGCTGAAACTGCTACATGTTGACGATAATGTTGACTGATTCAAGTCATTTACAGTCACAAAGCCACTAGTTATGTGCTTCTACCGCTGCCAGCTTCATTACACTGAACTGATAGGGTGTGTTTGACTGTCACTCAAAGTCTGTATCTTGATTATCAAACAGTTTCGTCTCATttcatgttgtttgtttggggggggaccAGGGAACACAACAGTGTTTGAATGAGTCGTGGGAAACAGCTTTCGTCCTTGTACGAGTTGATATGTCAGCAGCATCATGTTTTCGACCCTAATTGAGCCCTGAATGGTGAACAGATGGTGAATAGTGGCTCTATGTTGACAGGCTGTCTTTGAAGCCACTTTCTAATGATCTCAGATCTTTGATGCACTTCACCACAGAGACGAGCATATAGCCTGTTACCGTATCCCCGGAATTATTATCATAATGCATCTTTGAACACCCTATCACTCCTTTGTAATATACTGTACCCTGCTGCATAAACCCGTATGGAAGGCCCACAATTTGCAACTTGTCTAGCAACACTGTGCTGCATATAGGCCTAATATAGTAGTATACATAATATGCTAATGCTTGCAGCAGTGAACTACCTCCCGTCATGCACTCTGCAGGTTTTTCACTGCAACAATGTATGTCGTTATCTTTATCGTTATCCGATATGTTTACAGGTTATGAAAGCCTGGAGGACAACTATGTTCAAGATAGCAAGATGGGATTTGTCATCAATGCCATCTATGCAATGGCCCACGGGCTGCACGACATGCACAGTCACCTTTGCCCCGGACACGTGGGGCTCTGTGATGCAATGGACCCGGTGGATGGGAGTCACCTTTTAGACTTTCTGCTGAAGACGTCCTTCACAGGCGTGTCTGGAGAGGACATCTGGTTTGACGAAAATGGAGACTCGCCCGCGCGGTGCGTCAAATGTTCCTTACCATTACCTCTCGGCTGTAATTCTGAATAAGAAAGTGATTTGTGAAATAGTGTGGGTAGCGATCAAAACAGGGAAAAAGATGAATTTTATAAAAGTCCATCTTAGAATATTTTGAATTTTTTCAAGTATTTGGGGCATTTTCTGGCTCTTGTTTAAACAGGAAAGAGAGTTAAGAGAGGTATGGGGGGGGGCGTCggggtagtggtctattccgttgcctaccaacacggggatcaccgcttcgaatccctgcattacctccggcttggtcgggcgtccctacagacacaattggccgtgtctgcgggtgggaagtcggatgtgggtatgtgtcctggtcgtttcaccagtgcctcctctggtcagacggggcacctgtttgggggactggggggaatggcctgatcctcccatgcactacgtccccttggtgaaactcctcactgtcaggtgaggagaagcggctggcaacgccacatgtatcggacgagacatgtggtagtctgcagccctccccggatcggcagagggggtagagcagcaaccggggcggctcggaagagtgaggtaattgaccaagtacaattggggagaaaaatggggataaatcccccaaaaaaaaggaggtATTGGGATACAACACAGGTCCTTAGCAGTATTAGAGACATGGCTGTTAGTATGCCTCTAAAAATGTCAAGAAGTTCTGTAGATGTATTGATATGGGGACCAGGTCCAGTTTAAAGAGTCTAAATACGGGTTTTGCAAGGTGGTTAGGGATGCTAGATGACTGTACTCTGAGACTTCAACAGTAGTTCTCAGAAAATATTTCAGCCTCTGTCTGGAAGGGCCTCAGACAGCACCAGCTACAAACCAAAAGCCCCCCCACTCCACAACTGATTTGTGGCTGGCCAACAATCTGAATGAGTTCTATTGCCAATTTGAAAGATAATGGAACAGTCCTAACTCAATCCACCAGCTCCTGacccaccagctcctcctccccaGTCTCAGCAGGAGCCTGGGCCTCTCCATGACTGCCCACCTTAGAGGCACCCTCCTCCCCTACCACAAGGATGACTCTCTCTATCCTGAAGGGGGACGTTAACAGACTATTCAAGAGACAGAGCCCCCACAGAGCTGCTGGACCAGACTCTGTCTCTTATTCCACCCTGAAGCACACCGTGAAGCAGCTGTCTccggtgttcacagacattttttaACACCTCATTGGATTCATGCCAGGTACtagcctgcttcaagacctctACCATCAACCCCATCCCCAAAAAACCAAGGACCACAGGACTAgatgactacagacctgtcacCCTGACCTCTGCAGTAAGGAAGTCCTTTGAGCACCTTGTTCTGTCCCACGTTAAAACTATCACTGACCCACACCTGGACTCTACAGTTcacctacagagccaacaggtctgtggatgATGCAGTAAACATGGTGCTCCACTTCgtcctccagcacctggactctgcaggaatctacaccaggatcctgtttgtggatttcagctccgccttcaacaccatcatgcaggacaagctctcccagctgcgcATGCCTatctccacctgcaggtggatcaccgacttccgatctgacaggaagcagaagaTGAAGCTGAGGAAACGTGTCTCTGACTCCCAGACCATCAACACcggttcccctcaaggctgtgtcctctctcctctactcttctccctgtatatgaacagctgcacctccagtcaccagtcagtcaagctcctgaagtttgctgatgatgccACCCTTATTGGACTCATCTCTGATGGGAATGAGTCCACCTACAGGTGGGACATTGACCATCTGGTGTCTGGGTGCGGCCAAAATACTTGGAACTCAACATTCTCAAGAAagttgagatggttgtggacttcagaaagtacccagccccacctgcccccatcagtggctccccagtcgacactgtggaatccttccgCTTCCTGGGTGCCATCGTCACCCAGGAACTCAAGTGGGAACTGAACATCATttccctcaccaagaaggcacaacagaggatgtacttcctgtcgaactgaaaaagttcaacctgGCAAAGCCAATAATCATGCagttttacactgccatcattgagtccatcctcacctcttCCATCACTACCCGGTACGCTGCTGCCATTGCCAaagacaagggcagactgcagcatatcatttgctctgctgatagggtgattggctgcaacctgccatccctccatgacctgtacacctccaggacactgaggcaTGCAGGAAAGTTCATGGCTGACCTTCCTACCCAGACCATGGTTTTtcaaacactcccctctggcaagaggctaaaatctatttaaaaaaaacaaactgaacttcacgccacaagaacagcttcttccctgcAGCAGTATGCCTTTCTAACAagaccccagacacccacagatcctgacatTGCTGCCcacccagcccccctcccccttttatcttccctactctgctctctgtatatggacaccctgcataaaacctgcactactcTGTAAAaaaactcttattctgtaaacaACTTCTTAAAATTCTAATTTAAGTTTTTGCAAATACAGCTCCTGCCCCCCAGTGCTGGGAATCGGGGGCTGCCATGTTgtctcatgttcaactctgagccggtgttgattgcaccttatgttcatttttatttattttatcttgtatatttTACTTACTATTGTTTTCAACgtttatctttactatttactgttaatttttccctcttgcgccaacataccaagacaaattccttatatgttcttgtacttggcaataaatctggttctgattctgacatgGTTATATAAAAGATAAGGCCACACTCACTACAACTGGAGACATTCTGAATGAGTCTTAATAGTTGTCCGTAAATTTGTTTTTATGTAATGAAAGTTGCTTTATATAAGTCTAATTCATTAAATCTTTTCCTCCATTGTTCAGCCATGTGAATAACAAGAGCAAATTatgagacaaaacaaaaaaaaattaaatagaaaGATAGTGGCAATAGCTCTTGTTTGCCGTCATCTGTCATTTTTTAATGCCCAGAGTGTGTCAAGTtttgggggggcagcccggctcaGTCTTTGAAAGTAGAAATTTGGGGAGTGGGAGGGGGGTGTAAGTCATTTTCTTTGTTTCAGGCATAACCATTCAGCAACCCTTGATGATGTTTTTTATTCACGTTATGCCTCAAGAAAACAGACATATTAAATGTGGCACCTTTTAAGACGTGATTCACAACTTTCGTTTGTAGGTTATTGTGAATGTAATTGTTGCTTTCTGTTGAAAACCAGGTATGAGATCATGAACCTGAAGTATATTGAGCCAGGGGTCTTTGACTACATCAACATCGGCTCATGGCACGAGGGCGTCCTTAGCATCGATGACGACCTGATACAGATGAACCTCAGTGAGATGGTGCGCTCTGTCTGCAGTGAGCCCTGCTCCAAGGGCGAGATCAAGGTAAGCTGCAATTTATGTAGAAACATATATATGTAAATGACaaatatatagtttatatagCCTGTTCAACATCCATCTAGGTAATACATCTTATCACTGAACATTTGAGCATTACTGAGCTGTGTAGTTGGCATGAAAATGAAAAGAATTAGCTTTCTTTTTTATTTGAAGATAATTTTTTGGCAGTTTTGGCAGTATTGGAGAGATCAGTGAAGAGAGCATGGCTGGGTGGGATGGAAAGAGACAGGATGTCATGCAAAGAGAGAATCTGGGCCAGGTTTGAACTCAGGACATTGCTGGCAGCCTGATCTGAGTTAAGCTGGCTGAGCCAAATGAAGTTTCGTTTTCTCTCCTCGTACTTTAATTTACTCAAACCTGCAGCAGTTTTCTCACAAGGGTACATCATTTAGAATTTTACTTTGTGATAATTGTACTCGATCactgacggacagacagacagacagatgtttgTCCTCTTTGTCTTGCCTTGCCATCATCCTTCACTATCCTAATTCCTAAACCTTAGATCCAGAAGGTGGTTTTAGTTCTCAATGTCATGATTGACTGTACTGGTATTCAGACACGGCTGCTGGGAATTGTTGTTTGTAGTATTCTGAGTTTCTGTCTCTGCATCCTGTTTGGTGATCGTCCAGGTGATCAGGAAGGGGGAAGTGAGCTGCTGCTGGATCTGTACAGCCTGTAAGGACAACGAGGTCGTCCAAGATGAGTTCACCTGCAAGGCCTGCGAGCTGGGCTGGTGGCCGGACGTTGAGCTGGAAGGTACAGAAACCTCTGTTTTGTTCGTTTATGGCTGCTGTTATTGTCATTGTCATCgctccctttactgctgagtgtTTCATCGCTTCTGTTTACGGAAACTTCTTAGATTTTTGACCTATCTATGTATCCACAACAAGACTAGCATATGAAAAACACCTGCCGTTGTTCAAGTGACGTAGGTATCGTGACATCAAGAAAAACTACAGAATAGCTTAGCTTGAGCTTTTAATTTCCCCTCTCATTTAAAGACGCCGTTCAAAAACACATCCTGATCCTCacagctgagctatgttttcaatGGTGGAAAAGACATCCTAAGCTATGTTTTCCATGGCAGAAACAATGTCCTAAGCTATGTTTTCCATGGTGGAAATGACGTCCTCGGCTATGTTTTCCATGTCAGAAACGATGTCATAAGCTATGTTTTCCATGGTGGAAACACCGCCCTAAGCTATGTTTTCCATGGTGGAAACGATGTCTTAAGCGCTGTCTTCCATGGTGGAACTGACATCCTAAGGTATGTTTTCCATGGCAGAAACAACATCTGTCAAAACTTGCACAGAGCCATTAATTAAAGACTcaatctgtgatttatttttgAGATATATTTACATACCTAATTGAAGAGTTTGAGTTGTAAATTAAAATAaagcattttgtgtctttctcacCAGATGATAATAGAAAATATGAGTCCGTTTTACTTCAATCCAATCAACCATTAATAATGTGAAtgaaccttttacagcatcagaaaacattaggAACTCAGATTTAGTAGTTGTTACtgttagtccttgtattaagagacctATCAATCAGTCTGGGAGTGACAGCTGCTTCCTGTGCTATGGTTTGTAGTTTGGTAGCACGACGACccttttgttttcattttaaatcaaggATTGTACCTTTTATAAGGCAAATTCATATAAAGTAAATACATGTATTCAACTGAGTAAGCACATACTACTTTTCTAAAAGTCTGGATTGACAAGAATCGGATTTTGGCTCCTTGATCTCCGAGAGAAGCGGAGGGTGTCTAGCCATACTTAAGCCAATGAAGAAAGTTAAGTTCCTCAAAGACTTGACCCGCTCGTCCCTCCTGTTCTGTACAGTTTGTCCTGCCGTGAAGCTATTTCACAAACCTGTTCCGTCCTACTTTCCAAAGCCTTCCCATGACACCTGGGTACCATTCATCATGTTCACCACGTCTGCGACAGCGGCCTGCTTCCCTGCGTGCTCCTCTGGCCCACTTTCAGAATGCCTCCTGAAAGACACTGACACTTTCAGAGGCCTCCTGAAAGACACCAACACTTTCTCAGCCGGCGTCTCCTCCCGTCCCACACCTTCACACCAGGATGAAAATGCAGAGCATCCTGAACACGGGGCTGTCACAAATATTGTTCTGCATTgtcttttacttttttttcttgcCACAGTTTGGGTAAAATACTGCTGAAAATCTGGAGCCACACATTTTTCTGTGAAAAGTAAAATGTCTCATGTCACATTACATTTGGGAGCAGCAGGATGGCCTGATTGTTTTTTGAGGTTGTTTATCCTCTGAATGCAGGGTCCTTAAAAAGTCTTATTTTGTCTTAAATTCAGTTATACCAGTAAAAGGCCTCAATACGTTTTAAAACGTCTTAAATACAATTTTACAAAGTCTTAAATATTTAAGCTCATGATATCAATTTAAAAAAATGCCTGATTTGAATTAGGATGTGACTGAATCACTTGTGTAATAGTTTCGAAACCCTTGCGGAAAAGGGCGGCAGGCGTTAAAACAGGAGAGATGGTGGTGTTTTATTCAGTAATAAAATCAAGAGTATCCTTATTTTCCCTCCATAGTTGAATAAATAAGGAGTGTAATTTTCCCTGTTTACTCAGGTTTGGGATTATTTCAAAGGGCATTGTTTTTTTGTATATCTTTACTGCAGATTTGGGATTAAATTTCATTTGAAATGGAATGAAAAGGTGTTAAAAAATAACTGAATTCGAGGGCAAGAAACCTGCAGACAGTACTACTGTGACAGGACTGATATGCAGTCATATCAAGTTGATCAAAATGTGAAAATACCAAGTGATTCTGCACACTGTTAAGTGGGCAAAGACAATGAATAAATGAGCACGGGACAATTGAAAACCATTTAGATAAGCCATTTGTTCAAATGCTCTTGACATGAACGTATCTTTTCTGCTTGGAAAACCGCCAAAGAAGATCATTAGTTTTGTTctgctgcaacccccccccccccatttcctttCTTTGGCTCCTCTCCGCAGCCCAGCATGGCCTCGCTGACTAGAAATGGGGGTTTATTTATAGTTGAGCTGAAAACCTACTTTGGGATTGAGTGTGTTTTTAAACTGCAGCCATTGGTCCAAAGTACCGATGTGCTGTTTTTAATTAATCTCaaatttttcacttttttttttgttttgtttattccaTTTTGTTTTCATACAGAAATCTTTTCAGACTCGACAAACCTCTAGATCATAACTGAGAATCGAGCTGATATTGAAAATGTGTAACTTTcatttcattacattacattgcagtcatttagctgacgcttctatccaaagcgacttacaataagtgcatttaacgtaggaaatcaggagaactactagtaatcaggggtcataagtgcatctaaacaagcacctaagagcaaaaccagtgctaaagtaaaagtgcaagaaagatttttttttaattagtgaacacaataagtgctaagaacaagtaacagggtagtagttcgactccactgtcctgacatcagtggggagttcacgaGTTATGTTTTGTCTCTCTTTTTGTTCTGCAGGCTGTGAGCCCATCCCTCTTCGGTATCTGGAATGGAGCAATCCAGAATCCATCGTCCAGGTGGTCTTCTCCTGCCTGGGAATCCTGGTGACGTCGTTTGTCACCTTCATCTTTGTCTTGTACCGCGACACACCTGTGGTCAAGTCCTCCAGCCGGGAGCTCTGCTACATCATCCTGGCCGGCATCTTCCTCGGGTACCTCTGCCCTTTCACCCTCATCGCCCGCCCCACTGTTGCCTCCTGCTACCTCCAGCGGCTCCTGGTTGGACTCTCCGCCGCCATGTGCTACTCCGCCCTGGTTACCAAGACCAACCGCATCGCCCGCATCCTAGCAGGCAGCAAGAAGAAGATCTGCACCAGGAAGCCGAGGTTCATGAGCGCCTGGGCCCAAGTGGTCATCGCCTTCATCCTGATCAGCGTCCAGCTGACCCTGGAGGTGACCCTCATCATCATGGAGCCTCCTGAGCCCATCAAATCCTACCCCAGCATCAGGGAAGTCTTCCTGATATGCAACACTAGTAACGTGGGCATGGTGGCTCCTTTGGGCTACAACGGCCTCCTCATCATGAGCTGCACATACTACGCCTTTAAGACGCGCAACGTGCCCGCTAACTTCAACGAGGCCAAGTACATCGCCTTCACCATGTACACCACCTGCATCATCTGGCTGGCCTTTGTCCCCATCTACTTCGGCAGCAACTACAAGATCATCACCACCTCCTTCTCCGTGAGCCTCAGCGTGACAGTGGCCCTGGGCTGCATGTTCACACCCAAGATGTACATCATCATCGCCAAGCCCGAGAGGAACGTACGCAGCGCGTTCACCACCTCGGACGTGGTGCGCATGCATGTGGGCGACGGCAAGATGGCTTACCGGAGCAATAGCCTGCTCAACATGTTCAAGAGGAAGAAGACCACGGGAAATGGAAGGTatgtcccgggggggggggtatttgagaTAAATGAGCCCTGTTCCTCAGACACCTCGGGGATGCTGGTTTTGCATTACTGTGATTCGCTCTCATAGGACCACCTGTTGTGTTACGGTAATTCACTCTTATAGGAACACCTGTTGTAGGCCGAGACGGATATAGGTCAGCGCTCAGCAGGCGCAGACGTTTCAAGCTTTCCTCCGTTGATTTAATTAAAACGAGCATCCCCGTGTGCTAAGGAAGGACAAGTAGGATGACACAGAATATTTAagttacgtatatatatatatttcgttGATAAATAAATCGGTGTGTTGGGAGTTTGCAGTGCTCATTCACGTGTCATGGGGAGGACTCTTTCTAACTTCTGCAGTGCAAGTTTTTTTTGCACGAATTGTGAAAAATACGATATGAAGAAAAATTACATGCACACTGATTAATATAATTAAGATCGTGTGTGATGGAAATGTTGAATAAATCATAAATCCGGGGCATATAGATTATTTTTTCCCATTTCATTGTGCCATAATACTAATCCAACACCCGCTAAAAGACTTTTGGACGTGCATGGATTACGCTTTTCTAAGTTTCATCGTGAACTTTATGAGATCGTCCAGCTTTCTGATCAAGCAAAGCTAAACTAATTTGCTTCGAAAAGAGACACGTTCATTCCTTCATTCATGACAACCCATCGATCACATGCCAGGCAGAGCTGATAAACCACTTGCTGTCCCTACTTGTGAAATAAATAAAAGAGCCGACATCTTTACTCTTTGTCTTGGCACACTAAAAAAAATATTTGCGCCACAACTTTGTGGTGCCACAAATTGATGTGACTGGCCAAGGGGTCAATGGATCAACCAAccccacatttttttttattgaggCTTATAAATGTCAAATTCTGGTCTAAGGTCAATCAGTGCATCGCTGTTGGGGTTtttatgaaaacctgcatacacatggctctccacggCACATGATTGAGCAGCACTCTACACCTAAAACCCTAGATTTCAAATTTGACAATAATGTCACATGAATGAATTCATGATGTGTTTTTACACGAACCAGAAATGCTGTTTGCTGTCTCCACTTTTCTGGGTTCCTGTGAAATAACGTCCGTCTTTATTCTGTTCATAGTTCTAATGGAAAGTCTGTATCATGGTCTGAACCAGGTGGTGCAAGACATCCTCCAAAAGGGGATCACATGTGGCACAGACTGTCAGTGCACGTCAAGAGACAGGAGGCAGGCTCCAATCAGATGGCTGTCATCAAACCCTTAACTAACACCTACCATAGCACTGCCCTGGAGTTCTCCGACCTCAGCACCAAGACTTTGTACAATGTGGCTGAGGAGGACGAGAGCGACATCAGCAGATACAACCCTCCTGTCACGTCCCCCATGATGGCCCATGGGCAGATGCCCGCGGCCGGGCCGGTGAAAGAAGCGGGTGTGGTGGCCGAGCTATATGCCCCCGAGTCCCCACAGCCAAACAGTATTATCCCCCAACATCTCACCATGGACAGTCTGCGGGAGGaggaatttgatgtgggcaaatTTAGCGCCACCCTCCCTGGCATGGATGATCTGGTTATCATACCGGAGGCTAGTGGCGCCGTCCTACCTGTGTACCACCAGGTGCACCCCGTTCAGCCACATCCGGTCCTTCCCCTTCAGCTTCACCCTTTCAATGAGGAGTCCCGCTCCCCtttgggagaggaggaggaagaggagatagAAAATGAGCAGTTCGGCCTCCTTCATGGGTACATGTACGACAATGCCCAGATTCATGAGGAGGACGAGCTGATCCAGGTCAAACTGGCCATGGATGAGCCGCTGGCTCTgatgccccccccttccccattCCGTGATTGCTTGGGCCCGCCGGTGAGCCCCTTCCCAAACTCACCCATGTCCGAGTCCATTCTGTGCACACCTCCAAGCGTTACATATGCCTCTGTCATCCTCAGAGACTACAAGCAAAGCTCCTCAACGCTGTGATGAGGGATGCTCAGTAGGAAGTAAGAGCTGTGCAATACGATGTAGATGATTGTAAACTGCGTTGTCGTATATTATCTCTTTCTAAGTGTTCGGAAGTGAAGAGGGTAGGTATATTAAAGAGGCGACCCAGTCTCGCAGAGGAAACATTTTAATACAACTTACTTGCAGTTCCCAGTACATGATGCAAGGGTTACATTACCAGAATATTCCTTCATTTGCTGACTTTTAAAAGCCAGGTCACGGTTTTCGAAGGTTGCAGATTTCGGTATTAAACCTGCAAGGTGATCCGGAGGTAGCGCGCTTATTGTAGTGAAACAAGACTGATCAACGTGTCATCCGACGTGGTAATATTGAGCAACACATGAATCCACATAAAACATGTAATTCAACCTGGGTAAAAGTTGGATAATGTTTAGCTCTGTAGTTCATCGCCCATCGCTTCTTCTTCTACATTTCCTTTTGTGGCAGACTCGACACGTTTCCTGTGCGGCTGTCGTTACGCTTGAATACTGGGCGGGACGGGCAGGCCCTGCTGGCATCAATGAAAAATAGTATGTAGACAGCAAATACAGACCGCTAATGTAGCGAAAGGCTACTACTATGAAAATAATTCAGAAAAAAAATATGGATTACATCCTTTTAAAGCTTTGTCAATATTGTTGTTGTGAACATGTGAGGTTCCAGAATGAACAAATTGCCATTTTTGTAACCTTTCTATAACTTTTGTATTGTTGGTATAAATAATTCTAatccacacacatgcaaatgcaaTGCAAAGTACAATATTTGTAAACATGGAAACAGATGTGACGAGTAAAAACAAGACTACGGTGGAATTTCTGCAACCTGGTCCATCACAGTGACGGATCACTGAATACACATATACACTGACATATACATGAGGCCTGTCAACGTGCACACCACCTTCTGTCACGTGAAGAAGAGGCATCTCAGTGTGTGGCTAAATGAGGACGTTGTCCAACGACATCCAATCATCTCCTTTAATTATTAGATTAGAGATGATTAAGTTTAGGTGTAAACTTAAGAGTTTGTATATGCAGATAGTGAATTAGAAATGGATAAATTTAGGTGTCGGTAAGGTCAGGGTGAAGTCCTGGGAGGTGTTAGACGAGGTTGAAAGGCGATCTCTGGGTGGCCTCAACTACGTCCTCATCTATCCATACGTTGGCCATCGACGCATGGGGACCTGCAAATCAGTTGTATACGAACGCTTTCTCGGTAAGACTGGACTGTGAAGGGGCTATGCGGACTGTGAAGGGGCTATGTGGCCCGCCCCCCTCGGCTGTCCTGAAACGGGAGTTGCTGCTCAGTGGCAGTGAAGGAGAGCAGACGACGAGTGGCGGCGCCATTCCGCAGAATGCGTCGTTTCAAAATGGTGCTGCGCGATTAAACTAATCGTAATCGCGATGTCAGCCATGGCAATTATACACCCGCAAAAGGCtggtatttaaaaaaattttttttttaaatgtgcgcgtgcctgtgtgcagtctgcatatccaCGCCCCTAATTAAGAGGCGACCAATCAGTCTCCTGCCGAGGCAGCGCAAAGCGTGTGCGGTCTACGGTCACGTGGCTACCCGGTGTGTcgcgtgcgggggggggggaaatggacGCCGATGAGCTGGTGGCAAAAAAAAGGCGACCtctgttatatggcgatattttggattcaagctcagcgacatTGAGCAGAAAGGGGTAACTGTGTAAAACACGTGTAAACTACTagcaagacacgttagcccctagctaacgggtctcaccctttagccgagcggctagcgacgtcgccttgtggtgcagttacaccccgtatcgaatcccgcaccgggcaagaaaataaccggttacacatgcAAAGTAGAAGTCGCGGCACCACGACAAATTTGTGTCATTTGTATGTGTACAAATGTGTGTATTATATCGCAGTATTGTCCCCAATAATTGCAACTTTCCCCCACCAAGTCGCGCAGCACTATTTGAAAACGAGCCCCAGGCTGGCTGAACT
The DNA window shown above is from Lampris incognitus isolate fLamInc1 chromosome 16, fLamInc1.hap2, whole genome shotgun sequence and carries:
- the grm1b gene encoding metabotropic glutamate receptor 1b: MWTMIRLTAISALYFSVSLFEAFVSSHGKYERSLVPRAASRLVARMDGDIIIGALFSVHHQPSTEKVAERKCGEIREQYGIQRVEAMFHTLDRINADPNLLPNITLGCEIRDSCWHSSVALEQSIEFIRDSLISIREDRDGSRWCIEGVPSSQPPPSKKPIVGVIGPGSSSVAIQVQNLLQLFNIPQIAYSATSIDLSDKTLFKYFLRVVPSDTLQARALLDIVKRYNWTYVSAVHTEGNYGESGMEAFKELASQEGLCIAHSDKIYSNAGEKHFDRLLRKLRERLPKARVVVCFCEGMTVRGLLMAMRRLGVAGEFLLIGSDGWADRDEVVEGYEQEAVGGITVKLQSEDVTSFDNYFLKLRLSTNTRNPWFPEFWQYRFQCRLAGHPQENTNYARNCSGYESLEDNYVQDSKMGFVINAIYAMAHGLHDMHSHLCPGHVGLCDAMDPVDGSHLLDFLLKTSFTGVSGEDIWFDENGDSPARYEIMNLKYIEPGVFDYINIGSWHEGVLSIDDDLIQMNLSEMVRSVCSEPCSKGEIKVIRKGEVSCCWICTACKDNEVVQDEFTCKACELGWWPDVELEGCEPIPLRYLEWSNPESIVQVVFSCLGILVTSFVTFIFVLYRDTPVVKSSSRELCYIILAGIFLGYLCPFTLIARPTVASCYLQRLLVGLSAAMCYSALVTKTNRIARILAGSKKKICTRKPRFMSAWAQVVIAFILISVQLTLEVTLIIMEPPEPIKSYPSIREVFLICNTSNVGMVAPLGYNGLLIMSCTYYAFKTRNVPANFNEAKYIAFTMYTTCIIWLAFVPIYFGSNYKIITTSFSVSLSVTVALGCMFTPKMYIIIAKPERNVRSAFTTSDVVRMHVGDGKMAYRSNSLLNMFKRKKTTGNGSSNGKSVSWSEPGGARHPPKGDHMWHRLSVHVKRQEAGSNQMAVIKPLTNTYHSTALEFSDLSTKTLYNVAEEDESDISRYNPPVTSPMMAHGQMPAAGPVKEAGVVAELYAPESPQPNSIIPQHLTMDSLREEEFDVGKFSATLPGMDDLVIIPEASGAVLPVYHQVHPVQPHPVLPLQLHPFNEESRSPLGEEEEEEIENEQFGLLHGYMYDNAQIHEEDELIQVKLAMDEPLALMPPPSPFRDCLGPPVSPFPNSPMSESILCTPPSVTYASVILRDYKQSSSTL